Proteins encoded in a region of the Falco rusticolus isolate bFalRus1 chromosome 10, bFalRus1.pri, whole genome shotgun sequence genome:
- the LOC119154222 gene encoding prolactin-releasing peptide receptor-like, whose protein sequence is MAHSQLPNDSWQNGSAALFTGLDLLLELKPLFIPLYATLVAVACTGNLFLILLIALTKKLHCTTNFLIGNLAAADFIMCLACVPLTVSYAFEVRGWLFGMFMCYFVTLMQATTVFVSVLSLTAIAIDRYIVVAYPIRKRISCRSCICLVACIWLLSIMASVPTSLHTHYLDLNTIGHDMIICEEFWKNKERERLLYSCLMLLLSYMLPLLAVSVSFCAITYHLRRRNVPGAAYPCQDKWTRTKQKTFRVLTVSVVCFAICWLPLQVVNFIRDIDEEFTILDKRYVNVIQVSCHLIAMSSACYNPFIYASLHDKFWFHLSSYFYRKKKSSSSMSCKASRFNTCSTLVDASTGVSDKIALQTRLS, encoded by the coding sequence ATGGCTCACAGTCAGCTGCCCAATGACTCCTGGCAGAATGGCTCAGCCGCCCTCTTCACCGGCCTGGACCTCCTCCTGGAGCTGAAGCCCCTCTTCATCCCACTCTACGCCACGCTGGTGGCGGTGGCGTGCACGGGGAacctcttcctcatcctcctcatTGCTCTCACCAAGAAGCTGCACTGCACCACCAACTTCCTGATCGGGAACCTGGCAGCGGCCGACTTCATCATGTGCCTCGCCTGCGTCCCCCTCACCGTCTCCTACGCCTTTGAGGTGCGGGGCTGGCTCTTTGGGATGTTCATGTGCTACTTTGTCACCCTGATGCAGGCCACCACCGTCTTCGTCTCAGTGCTGTCCCTCACTGCCATTGCCATTGACCGATACATTGTGGTGGCATATCCTATCCGCAAGAGGATAAGCTGCAGGTCCTGCATCTGCCTCGTGGCCTGCATTTGGTTACTCTCCATCATGGCCTCTGTTCCCACATCGCTACACACCCACTACCTGGATCTCAACACCATCGGCCATGACATGATCATCTGCGAAGAGTTTTGGAAGAACAAAGAGAGAGAGCGGCTGCTCTACTCATGTTTGATGCTCCTCTTGTCCTACATGCTTCCACTTCTGGCAGTATCGGTCTCCTTCTGTGCCATCACCTACCACCTGCGGAGGAGGAACGTCCCGGGCGCTGCCTACCCCTGCCAAGACAAATGGACCAGAACGAAGCAGAAGACCTTCCGGGTGCTCACAGTCTCAGTGGTGTGCTTTGCTATCTGCTGGCTGCCCCTCCAGGTGGTGAACTTCATCAGAGACATTGACGAGGAGTTCACCATACTGGACAAGAGGTATGTCAATGTTATCCAGGTCTCATGTCACCTGATTGCCATGAGCTCTGCCTGCTACAACCCTTTCATCTATGCCTCCCTCCACGACAAGTTCTGGTTCCACCTCAGCAGCTACTTCTACCGCAAGAAGAAGAGCTCCAGCAGTATGTCCTGCAAGGCTTCTCGGTTCAATACCTGCTCCACCCTGGTAGATGCTTCTACTGGGGTCTCGGATAAGATAGCTTTGCAAACTAGATTATCATAA
- the CCDC32 gene encoding coiled-coil domain-containing protein 32 isoform X2 — translation MSGEKPLRRPMFTDFTMRMIESVDSAVTRSSEDLWAEICSCLPRPDQKDASDAFTDSFMDSYADGGSQGGGSGGSSQTNLKPWAPLNDSEVYLASLERRLMRIKGLSQEVTSKDMLRTLSQAKKECWDRFLQEKFESEFYVEGHDSDESTLEHLKRWLQPDKVAISTEEVQYLIPPESQPEKQETEAEPPAAEQ, via the exons ATGTCCGGTGAGAAGCCGTTGCGGCGTCCCATGTTTACG GACTTCACCATGAGAATGATCGAGAGCGTCGACTCCGCGGTCACCAGGTCCAGCGAGGATCTCTGGGCTGAGATCTGTTCGTGTCTGCCACGTCCCGACCAGAAGGATGCCAGCGATGCTTTTACAGACTCCTTCATGGATTCCTATGCTGATGGAGGAAGCCAGGGTGGCGGATCAGGTGGCTCTTCCCAAACAAACCTGAAGCCCTGGGCACCCCTGAACGATTCAGAAGTGTACTTGGCTTCCTTAG AGAGAAGACTGATGAGAATTAAAGGCTTGTCTCAGGAGGTGACCTCCAAGGATATGCTGCGCACTCTCTCCCAGGCTAAGAAGGAATGCTGGGACAGGTTTCTGCAGGAGAAGTTTGAGTCTGAATTTTATGTAGAGGGACATGACTCTGATGAGAG CACGCTAGAACATCTAAAGCGATGGCTACAACCAGATAAAGTGGCAATCAGTACTGAGGAGGTACAGTACCTCATCCCTCCAGAATCTCAGCCAGAGAAGCAGGAGACTGAGGCGGAAcctccagctgctgagcagtga
- the CCDC32 gene encoding coiled-coil domain-containing protein 32 isoform X1 — translation MRMIESVDSAVTRSSEDLWAEICSCLPRPDQKDASDAFTDSFMDSYADGGSQGGGSGGSSQTNLKPWAPLNDSEVYLASLERRLMRIKGLSQEVTSKDMLRTLSQAKKECWDRFLQEKFESEFYVEGHDSDESTLEHLKRWLQPDKVAISTEEVQYLIPPESQPEKQETEAEPPAAEQ, via the exons ATGAGAATGATCGAGAGCGTCGACTCCGCGGTCACCAGGTCCAGCGAGGATCTCTGGGCTGAGATCTGTTCGTGTCTGCCACGTCCCGACCAGAAGGATGCCAGCGATGCTTTTACAGACTCCTTCATGGATTCCTATGCTGATGGAGGAAGCCAGGGTGGCGGATCAGGTGGCTCTTCCCAAACAAACCTGAAGCCCTGGGCACCCCTGAACGATTCAGAAGTGTACTTGGCTTCCTTAG AGAGAAGACTGATGAGAATTAAAGGCTTGTCTCAGGAGGTGACCTCCAAGGATATGCTGCGCACTCTCTCCCAGGCTAAGAAGGAATGCTGGGACAGGTTTCTGCAGGAGAAGTTTGAGTCTGAATTTTATGTAGAGGGACATGACTCTGATGAGAG CACGCTAGAACATCTAAAGCGATGGCTACAACCAGATAAAGTGGCAATCAGTACTGAGGAGGTACAGTACCTCATCCCTCCAGAATCTCAGCCAGAGAAGCAGGAGACTGAGGCGGAAcctccagctgctgagcagtga